From uncultured Roseateles sp., the proteins below share one genomic window:
- a CDS encoding ATPase domain-containing protein, which produces MTTGKATIHRLATGVPGLDEVLGGGLPEFSFNLIAGTPGCGKTTLAHQIMFALATPERPALYFTVLGEPPLKMLRYQQQFDFFELDKLNKSIRFINLAEDMVGGDLDKVLSRIVEEVEARGPGLVFVDSFRSVILASQGEGHSFLSLQRFIQNLGVLMTSWQATTFLIGEYFTESEPNPIFTVADGLIWLRQSVQGNSMVRKLEIMKMRGQPTLPGLHTFRINRGGLQVFAPPQLSAVTAPDIENEARSRLLTGVPGLDAMLGGGLPRGYSLLVAGPSGSGKSVLASAFLMEGARCGETGVIAAFEQRPTRSRGRGLAALIESGRVGVVDTRAPGLSVDEIAQMLIAEISRLKATRVVIDSLSGFELALAPTFRADYREALARLVSALASTGVTVLMTSELEDRYNDLRFSPYGTAFLTDAIIVQRYIEVGSRLERVMAVVKVRASAHSSALHRFSIDDTGIQVGEMLAGYEGLLGGKPSRRSTPDELANGAVDG; this is translated from the coding sequence ATGACCACCGGCAAAGCAACAATTCATCGTCTGGCCACCGGCGTGCCCGGCCTGGATGAGGTCCTCGGCGGCGGATTGCCCGAGTTCTCGTTCAACCTGATCGCCGGCACACCGGGCTGTGGCAAGACCACGCTGGCACACCAGATCATGTTCGCGCTGGCCACCCCCGAGCGGCCGGCCCTGTACTTCACCGTGCTGGGCGAGCCGCCGCTGAAGATGCTGCGCTACCAGCAGCAGTTCGACTTCTTCGAGCTCGACAAACTGAACAAGTCGATACGCTTCATCAACCTGGCCGAAGACATGGTCGGTGGCGACCTCGACAAGGTGCTGTCGCGCATCGTCGAGGAGGTCGAGGCGCGCGGCCCGGGCCTGGTGTTCGTTGACTCGTTCCGCTCGGTCATCCTGGCCAGCCAGGGCGAGGGCCACAGCTTCCTGAGCCTGCAGCGCTTCATCCAGAACCTGGGCGTGCTGATGACCAGCTGGCAGGCCACCACCTTTTTGATCGGCGAGTATTTCACCGAGTCCGAGCCCAACCCCATCTTCACCGTGGCCGACGGCCTGATCTGGCTGCGCCAGAGCGTGCAGGGCAATTCGATGGTGCGCAAGCTGGAGATCATGAAGATGCGCGGCCAGCCCACCCTGCCCGGCCTGCACACCTTCCGCATCAACCGCGGAGGCCTGCAGGTGTTTGCGCCGCCGCAGCTGTCCGCTGTGACCGCCCCGGACATCGAGAATGAAGCGCGCTCTCGCCTGCTGACCGGCGTGCCCGGCCTGGACGCGATGCTGGGCGGCGGCCTGCCGCGCGGCTATTCGCTGCTGGTCGCGGGCCCATCGGGCTCCGGCAAAAGCGTGCTGGCCTCGGCCTTTCTGATGGAGGGGGCGCGCTGCGGTGAAACCGGCGTGATCGCCGCCTTCGAACAGCGCCCCACCCGCTCGCGCGGGCGAGGCTTGGCCGCACTGATCGAGAGCGGCCGGGTAGGCGTGGTCGACACCCGTGCGCCAGGCCTGTCGGTCGACGAGATCGCCCAGATGCTGATCGCCGAGATAAGCCGGCTCAAGGCCACCCGGGTGGTGATCGACTCGCTGTCCGGCTTCGAGCTGGCCCTGGCGCCGACCTTCCGCGCCGACTACCGCGAGGCGCTGGCCCGGCTGGTGTCGGCGCTGGCCAGCACCGGCGTGACGGTGCTGATGACCTCGGAGCTGGAAGACCGCTACAACGACCTGCGCTTCAGCCCCTACGGCACGGCCTTTCTGACCGACGCCATCATCGTGCAGCGCTATATCGAGGTCGGCAGCCGGCTGGAGCGGGTGATGGCGGTGGTCAAGGTGCGCGCCAGCGCCCATTCGTCCGCCCTGCATCGGTTCAGCATCGATGACACTGGCATACAGGTCGGCGAGATGCTGGCCGGTTACGAGGGCCTGCTCGGTGGCAAACCCAGCCGTCGGTCGACCCCGGACGAACTCGCCAATGGCGCCGTCGATGGCTGA
- a CDS encoding diguanylate cyclase, which translates to MIEPPVPPKLAEAQRALALLQAQADGVRAQLSDLRRDLEQVQQEFSGTRGAQLLEANEQLVLAALRAETIAETAVSNLDDLARTSQRDPLTGLPNRGLMRDRLDKAIALARRRETRTAVLFVDLDRFKLINDSLGHAVGDEVLQLVARRLESVVRDSDTVSRHGGDEFLVLLAEVAHAPDAALIATKMLRALSIPCHVEDQVFRIAASIGISVYPEDGSDAASLIKCADEAMYQAKKLAPGSFVLHADMVAGGIALARYGADLLPQALHVFTATTVAAEPRLRDLREANEQLVLSALNARELEAQAEVAHRRQIQFLAVVAHELRNPLAPIRTAAELLDKGRHDAALMMRLKVIIERQVAHMARLVDDLLDGSRVGVGKFRLERSRVDLAEIFGAAIDSCRPAMLTRRQTLEMPPLPGPLPVLADPVRLAQVFSNLLENASKYSPEGTTITLTVQSASGVACVCITDTGIGISAEAMPHIFDLFVQGPQPWSHPNRGMGIGLAVVRNLVEAHHGSVMARSAGPDQGSEFAVTLPLAP; encoded by the coding sequence GTGATCGAGCCCCCGGTGCCGCCCAAACTTGCCGAGGCCCAGCGTGCGCTGGCGCTGCTGCAGGCCCAGGCGGACGGGGTGCGTGCGCAGCTCAGCGACCTGCGGCGCGACCTGGAGCAGGTGCAGCAGGAGTTCAGCGGCACGCGTGGTGCGCAATTGCTGGAGGCCAACGAGCAGCTGGTGCTGGCCGCCCTGCGTGCCGAGACCATTGCCGAGACCGCCGTCAGCAACCTCGACGACCTGGCCCGCACCAGCCAGCGCGACCCGCTCACCGGCCTGCCCAACCGCGGCCTGATGCGGGACCGGCTTGACAAGGCGATCGCGCTGGCGCGCCGCCGCGAAACCCGCACGGCGGTGCTGTTTGTCGATCTCGACCGCTTCAAGCTGATCAACGACAGCCTGGGCCACGCCGTCGGCGACGAGGTGCTGCAACTGGTGGCGCGCCGGCTGGAGTCGGTGGTGCGCGACTCCGACACCGTCAGCCGCCATGGGGGCGACGAGTTTCTGGTGCTGCTGGCCGAAGTCGCCCATGCCCCGGACGCGGCGCTGATCGCGACCAAGATGCTGCGGGCGCTGTCCATCCCCTGCCATGTCGAGGACCAGGTGTTCCGCATCGCGGCCAGCATAGGCATCAGCGTCTATCCAGAGGACGGCAGTGATGCGGCCAGTCTGATCAAGTGCGCCGACGAAGCCATGTACCAGGCCAAGAAGCTGGCGCCGGGCAGCTTCGTCCTGCATGCCGATATGGTGGCGGGCGGTATTGCACTAGCGCGTTATGGCGCCGACCTGTTGCCCCAAGCGCTGCATGTGTTCACGGCCACCACGGTGGCGGCCGAGCCCCGCCTGCGCGATCTGCGCGAGGCCAACGAACAGCTGGTGCTGTCGGCCCTGAATGCACGCGAGCTGGAGGCCCAGGCCGAGGTTGCCCACCGCCGCCAGATCCAGTTCCTGGCCGTGGTGGCCCATGAGTTGCGCAACCCGCTGGCCCCGATACGCACCGCCGCCGAGTTGCTGGACAAGGGCCGCCACGATGCTGCGCTGATGATGCGCTTGAAGGTCATCATCGAGCGCCAGGTCGCCCACATGGCCCGGCTGGTCGACGATTTGCTGGATGGCTCGCGCGTCGGCGTGGGCAAGTTCCGGCTCGAACGCAGCCGCGTCGATCTGGCCGAGATCTTCGGCGCCGCCATCGACAGCTGCCGGCCCGCCATGCTGACCCGCCGCCAGACCCTGGAGATGCCGCCGCTGCCCGGCCCGCTGCCGGTGCTGGCCGACCCGGTGCGGCTGGCCCAGGTGTTCAGCAATCTGCTGGAGAACGCATCGAAGTACTCGCCCGAGGGCACGACGATCACACTGACCGTGCAGTCGGCGAGCGGGGTGGCCTGCGTCTGCATCACTGACACCGGCATCGGTATCTCGGCCGAGGCGATGCCGCATATTTTCGACCTGTTCGTGCAGGGCCCTCAGCCCTGGAGCCATCCGAACCGCGGCATGGGCATAGGCCTGGCGGTGGTGCGCAACCTGGTGGAAGCCCATCATGGCAGCGTGATGGCCCGCAGTGCCGGCCCCGACCAGGGCAGTGAGTTCGCCGTCACCCTGCCGCTGGCTCCCTGA